The Cyprinus carpio isolate SPL01 chromosome A19, ASM1834038v1, whole genome shotgun sequence genome has a segment encoding these proteins:
- the LOC109076863 gene encoding protein PRRC2A-like isoform X2 — protein sequence MSERSGQTAKGKDGKTKYASLNLFDTYKGKSIEAQKPVVAPRHGLQSLGKVASARRMPPPANLPSLKAENKGNDPNVSLVPKDGTGWASKQEQADPKSTDVLSAAQPESQQPVVSQTSAPSMPRTPPAQEAPTQAPAAGPRSWAPASVTLGVQGDGGKGSNQRSPFSREEFPTLQAAGDQDKVGKEQATADQWYGPGPSLRPQNVTSWRDGGGRALAPTMAGEAVAEGGAGGAMVMEGAAGAPPIPQQNASSHGPPRTSPSSNPALPLPQPPIGPQFQAYRGIMPPFMYPPYLPFPTPYGPQGPYRYPLPNEAPRFSRSQGGVGPDGRPPGGPRGEVVKRPSILKQDDLKELDELDHDGDEGWAGAQEEIDYSAKLKFSDDEGEDDGEEERTENKNGTRELREQQRFQDGPAPVSRSRASDSGGDSRRTPPSSCEDGSMSPSSKPGWAEEGGSNWGSQANAGSYQGRRPGLSGPREQPSPPPGPLLGQGPYSYYHQDRPSNQSPVSGPILAPQKPSGAQAQQQAGAIPGGQTPPPSNTLHPQQQGEDEDETWRQRRKQSSTEISAAVERARRRREEEERRMQEERRAACAEKLKRLDEKQQQEQTIKPSTPSDAPTNSPSPSLSAPASSPNVSQPPSPSVDIEDPLLSSTQGSGTTLVLNINNRQRAGSNSSHDSSTESQQALQPQPTQHSQILDVPVPGDAKEEPMVHIRTRGGDDTVKVVENVGGTGRQGSGPSGQGFSKYQKSLPPRFQRQQQEQLLKQQQQWQQQQQHNQVAQSQLQSQPQNQQGPSPGATPQSGPKQPALYPPGSMGRPPPLPMNFDPRWMMMPYMDPRMMQGRPPPMDYYTPSMHPSGMMSRERSDSGGSGSDQFDRQQHGGPPHPHRGTPPMDPKLAWGPDGFPGGTEGRGLSSPLRQKAVEEEEAGKGPRSDTPPVLMREGGTAPIQPPSSPSGSSNQTPPPLGIQVGGQGASHHVHHQPFMGGRGGFSNYPDNGCRMGSHLQQRAGSGGTLHGFGHQEGSQQSQIWGTPHHHYDRNGRSDHSALETNSHLQHHGPPTHAPHFSLHSHKQENGREREKRGEPKKSDPSPPLHQLSPSCSSSSSSSAREDGSGKQSLHNQVPPPIEHNTGSAHASVRKQEKMGNTQNQPPQHSVQQHHHPKSNPRSREHKTETHWGPRPGSSSASGGPTHNRKAPGSGMSGNTEESANQGAENKSFTHSDGTTVKRAGPIKRPVLKEMKREGGEGGGEKTTGVSGKDKDQDASQTATKQEPASGAQATSALGGKDDGVSSNKPRTGGKERGNPGGTGKGSKNGESSIQNSGSSAPQFRRERDHSAERGNTTYHSSSSRGSRSNRGRGEFYGRGRGYRGTYTGSAGGSSRGKAGGRNSRDYRSAANSGYHHAPSNQEYKREASSGSGRHGHGGSQPNPGRARNRSETRSEGSEYEEVPKRRRQRGSETGSESAGSDFVHSDKEDRKLNTKTGIGGENPTTGSSSSSAPIRNSQTRVFTPRGVPSRRGRGGGGGAGGGLHRSGGSAGVSGGHRSGPGSGSHGWSAKSATVRKQQTSSQPSLPKDTGRGANSDKKKAADQNQSQSQIANPSAPNPSVPTAIQQGSTENGSAGAPLSSSNVPSNSSGTPIQTLPLSAPDGRSYPNRGFERPPRRRRHGRPPHQQDKPPRFRKLKQERENAARINGSSGIIEVVAGQQQQPSSPLQNSLQETNSTPNASAAAVANANHSVSATSNNNKNSSNLGGGNQNFNSHHHHHYQGNSQSHPQHHHNHNPAGGTKSPDVSNQNSDQANEEWETASESSDFTEFREREGGGGGKPYSFHYHHHHPSGRGGGGEREMTAKELATSKRSFSSQRPGMERQNRRVNPGGGGGGGGGRGPRGPPGAGGVFGGAGNGGGNRGERRGNWPSPKNRK from the exons CTCAAGAG GCCCCAACTCAAGCTCCAGCCGCAGGGCCAAGGTCCTGGGCTCCGGCCAGTGTTACACTTGGAGTACAAGGAGATG GTGGAAAGGGATCAAACCAACGGTCGCCATTCTCTCGCGAGGAATTTCCCACCCTGCAGGCGGCTGGAGACCAGGACAAAGTTGGCAAAGAACAGGCCACTGCAGATCAGTGGTATGGGCCAGGACCAAGCCTCCGCCCCCAAA ACGTAACAAGTTGGCGGGATGGTGGGGGCCGGGCATTGGCACCCACCATGGCTGGGGAGGCTGTTGCGGAGGGCGGTGCTGGGGGAGCCATGGTGATGGAGGGTGCTGCTGGGGCCCCTCCCATCCCACAGCAGAATGCATCTTCTCATGGGCCGCCTAGAACTTCCCCATCCAGCAACCCCGCACTTCCCCTCCCCCAGCCACCTATTGGCCCACAGTTCCAGGCTTACAGAGGCATCATGCCTCCATTC ATGTATCCACCATACCTGCCCTTCCCAACCCCTTATGGTCCACAGGGACCTTACCGGTACCCACTCCCAAATGAGGCCCCTAG GTTTTCTCGTTCCCAGGGTGGAGTAGGGCCAGATGGGCGGCCCCCTGGAGGCCCTCGTGGTGAAGTGGTAAAACGCCCATCCATCCTCAAACAGGATGACCTGAAGGAGCTGGATGAGCTGGACCATGATGGAGATGAGGGCTGGGCTG GAGCACAGGAGGAAATTGACTACTCCGCAAAATTGAAGTTCAGTGATGATGAAGGAGAGGATGATGGGGAAGAGGAACGgactgaaaacaaaaatggaacCCG GGAGTTAAGGGAGCAGCAGAGATTCCAAGATGGACCTGCACCTGTTTCACGTTCCCGGGCATCCGACAGTGGAGGGGATTCGCGCCGGACCCCTCCTTCCTCTTGTGAAGATGGCTCCATGTCCCCCTCCAGCAAGCCAGGCTGGGCCGAGGAGGGTGGAAGCAACTGGGGCAGTCAAGCAAACGCAGGATCTTATCAG GGGCGTAGGCCTGGACTAAGTGGACCAAGGGAGCAGCCCTCCCCCCCACCAGGTCCGCTTCTTGGACAAGGGCCCTACTCCTACTACCACCAG GACCGGCCTTCGAACCAGTCGCCAGTCTCAGGCCCCATCCTAGCCCCCCAGAAACCCAGTGGTGCCCAGGCACAGCAGCAGGCGGGGGCAATACCTGGTGGGCAGACCCCTCCTCCCTCCAACACCCTGCATCCCCAGCAACagggtgaggatgaggatgagacATGGCGGCAACGGAGGAAACAGTCATCAACTGAGATCTCTGCTGCAGTAGAGCGTGCCCGTCGCCGGCGTGAAGAGGAGGAGCGGAGGATGCAGGAGGAGCGCCGTGCTGCCTGCGCAGAGAAACTGAAAAGACTTGATGAAAAACAGCAGCAGGAACAGACTATTAAGCCCAGCACCCCCAGTGATGCTCCAACCAACAGCCCTAGTCCTTCCTTGTCTGCACCTGCTTCATCTCCTAATGTCAGTCAGCCACCATCACCCTCTGTGGACATTGAAGACCCTCTTCTATCATCCACTCAGGGAAGCGGAACAACACTAGTGTTGAATATTAATAACAGACAGCGGGCTGGCAGCAACAGCAGCCATGACTCCAGCACTG AGTCTCAGCAGGCTTTGCAGCCTCAACCCACCCAGCATTCACAAATCCTGGATGTCCCAGTGCCTGGAGATGCCAAGGAGGAACCTATGGTGCATATCCGCACTAGAGGTGGAGATGACACAGTGAAGGTGGTTGAAAATGTTGGTGGAACAGGACGGCAGGGAAGTGGTCCATCTGGGCAGGGCTTTTCCAAATATCAAAAATCACTTCCTCCTCGTTTTCAGAGGCAACAACAG GAGCAACTgctcaaacagcagcagcagtggcagcagcagcagcaacataaCCAGGTTGCCCAAAGTCAGCTCCAGTCCCAGCCTCAGAATCAGCAGGGCCCCTCTCCGGGTGCCACACCACAGTCTGGGCCCAAACAGCCAGCCCTTTACCCACCTGGCTCAATGGGACGTCCTCCACCTCTGCCTATGAACTTTGATCCCCGCTGGATGATGATGCCCTACATGGATCCCCGAATGATGCAGGGACGTCCCCCACCCATGGACTACTACACTCCCAGCATGCATCCTTCTG GGATGATGAGTCGAGAGCGTTCTGACTCAGGTGGCTCTGGGTCAGATCAGTTTGATAGGCAGCAACATGGTGGACCCCCTCATCCCCATCGTGGCACACCTCCAATGGATCCCAAACTGGCTTGGGGACCAGATGGTTTTCCAGGGGGTACTGAGGGTCGAGGTCTAAGCTCCCCACTTCGGCAGAAAGCTGTGGAAGAAGAGGAGGCTGGCAAAGGTCCAAG AAGTGACACTCCTCCAGTACTTATGCGGGAGGGAGGCACAGCTCCCATTCAGCCTCCCAGCTCTCCATCTGGCTCATCCAACCAAACCCCACCACCTCTTGGGATTCAAGTTGGGGGCCAGGGTGCTAGCCACCATGTCCATCATCAGCCCTTTATGGGTGGACGAGGAGGTTTCAGTAACTACCCTGACAATGGATGCAGAATGGGCTCCCACCTGCAGCAGAGGGCCGGCAGTGGAGGGACATTGCATGGTTTTGGCCATCAGGAGGGTAGTCAACAGAGCCAGATCTGGGGGACTCCTCATCACCATTATGACCGTAATGGCCGTTCTGATCACTCGGCCTTGGAGACCAACTCACATCTCCAACACCATGGTCCTCCCACTCATGCCCCTCATTTCTCTCTTCATTCTCATAAGCAAGAGAATGGCAGAGAGCGAGAAAAAAGGGGGGAGCCAAAAAAGAGTGACCCTTCACCTCCACTCCATCAGCTTTCCCCTtcctgttcatcatcatcatcttcctcagcTAGAGAAGATGGTAGTGGAAAACAGTCACTACATAATCAGGTACCACCACCGATTGAACATAATACTGGATCTGCTCATGCTTCAGTAAGGAAACAGGAGAAGATGGGAAATACGCAAAATCAGCCTCCACAGCATTCTGTGCAGCAGCACCACCACCCTAAATCCAACCCTCGCAGTCGGGAGCACAAAACTGAGACACACTGGGGCCCGAGGCCTGGTAGCAGTAGTGCAAGTGGAGGCCCAACCCATAACAGAAAGGCTCCGGGCTCTGGAATGAGTGGAAATACTGAAGAATCTGCAAATCAGGGGGCTGAGAACAAATCCTTTACTCACTCAGATGGCACCACAGTTAAGCGGGCAGGTCCTATTAAGAGACCAGTACTTAAAGAGATGAAAAGAGAAGGTGGTgaaggaggaggagaaaaaaCTACTGGAGTCTCTGGTAAAGATAAAGACCAAGATGCTAGCCAGACTGCAACCAAACAAGAACCGGCCTCTGGGGCTCAAGCTACTTCAGCACTCGGTGGGAAAGATGATGGAGTCTCATCAAATAAACCCAGAACTGGCGGAAAGGAGCGAGGTAACCCTGGGGGTACAGGTAAAGGATCCAAAAATGGAGAAAGCTCTATCCAGAATTCTGGCTCTTCAGCTCCCCAGTTCAGGAGGGAAAGAGACCATTCTGCTGAAAGAGGAAACACAACTTACCATTCATCTTCATCCAGAGGGAGCCGATCCAACCGTGGCAGAGGAGAGTTCTATGGCCGAGGCCGAGGTTATAGGGGCACTTACACTGGCAGTGCAGGTGGAAGCAGCCGTGGGAAAGCAGGTGGCAGAAACAGCAGGGATTATAGATCAGCTGCCAACAGTGGCTACCACCATGCACCTTCTAATCAAGAATACAAGCGAGAGGCATCATCTGGCAGTGGTAGACATGGACATGGGGGCTCTCAGCCAAATCCGGGACGTGCTAGGAACCGAAGTGAGACTCGAAGTGAAGGCTCTGAATATGAAGAGGTGCCAAAGAGGAGGAGACAACGGGGATCTGAAACAGGCAGTGAGAGTGCTGGAAGTGACTTTGTTCACTCTGACAAGGAAGACCGCAAGCTGAACACCAAGACTGGCATCGGAGGAGAGAACCCTACAACAGGTTCTTCATCTTCTTCAGCTCCAATCAGAAACTCCCAGACAAGAGTGTTCACACCAAGGGGAGTGCCATCTAGACGTGGCAGAGGTGGTGGTGGAGGTGCTGGAGGTGGTCTCCACAGAAGTGGAGGCAGTGCAGGAGTATCTGGTGGACACAGATCTGGACCTGGCTCTGGATCTCATGGCTGGTCTGCAAAATCTGCAACTGTGCGAAAGCAACAGACGTCCTCACAGCCGTCCCTTCCTAAAGATACAGGCCGTGGAGCCAATAGTGACAAGAAGAAAGCTGCGGACCAGAATCAGTCTCAGAGTCAAATTGCAAATCCCTCCGCACCTAATCCCTCTGTGCCTACAGCTATCCAACAGGGCTCCACCGAGAACGGAAGTGCTGGAGCCCCACTGTCCTCAAGTAATGTTCCATCAAATTCCTCTGGCACTCCTATCCAGACTCTTCCTCTGTCTGCCCCTGACGGACGAAGTTACCCTAACAGGGGATTTGAGCGCCCCCCTCGTCGCAGACGGCACGGACGACCCCCGCATCAGCAGGACAAGCCTCCCAGATTCCGCAAACTTAAGCAAGAGCGAGAGAATGCAGCCCGTATCAATGGAAGCAGTGGAATTATTGAAGTCGTAGCTGGACAACAGCAGCAACCTTCTTCACCGTTGCAGAATTCCCTGCAAGAAACCAATAGCACTCCCAATGCATCTGCCGCAGCTGTTGCAAATGCAAACCACAGTGTGTCTGCAACTtctaacaataataagaatagcAGCAACCTTGGGGGTGGAAACCAAAATTTCAACAGCCACCACCACCATCACTACCAGGGCAACTCCCAGTCGCACCCTCAACACCATCACAACCATAACCCAGCTGGGGGCACCAAATCTCCAGATGTCTCTAACCAGAACTCTGATCAGGCCAACGAGGAATGGGAAACAGCCTCCGAAAGCAGCGATTTCACCGAGTTTCGAGAAAGAGAGGGTGGAGGAGGTGGTAAACCCTATTCCTTCCACTACCATCACCACCATCCATCCGGAAGAGGTGGTGGTGGCGAGAGAGAGATGACAGCTAAAGAATTGGCCACCAGCAAGAGAAGCTTCTCCAGTCAGCGCCCTGGAATGGAGAGGCAGAACAGAAGGGTTAATCccggtggtggtggtggtggtggaggaggaagaggcCCCAGGGGTCCACCCGGCGCTGGTGGGGTGTTCGGTGGAGCTGGCAATGGTGGGGGCAATCGTGGTGAGAGGCGTGGCAACTGGCCCTCTCCTAAGAATAGGAAgtga
- the LOC109076863 gene encoding protein PRRC2A-like isoform X3 has product MSERSGQTAKGKDGKTKYASLNLFDTYKGKSIEAQKPVVAPRHGLQSLGKVASARRMPPPANLPSLKAENKGNDPNVSLVPKDGTGWASKQEQADPKSTDVLSAAQPESQQPVVSQTSAPSMPRTPPAQEAPTQAPAAGPRSWAPASVTLGVQGDGGKGSNQRSPFSREEFPTLQAAGDQDKVGKEQATADQWYGPGPSLRPQNVTSWRDGGGRALAPTMAGEAVAEGGAGGAMVMEGAAGAPPIPQQNASSHGPPRTSPSSNPALPLPQPPIGPQFQAYRGIMPPFMYPPYLPFPTPYGPQGPYRYPLPNEAPRFSRSQGGVGPDGRPPGGPRGEVVKRPSILKQDDLKELDELDHDGDEGWAGAQEEIDYSAKLKFSDDEGEDDGEEERTENKNGTRELREQQRFQDGPAPVSRSRASDSGGDSRRTPPSSCEDGSMSPSSKPGWAEEGGSNWGSQANAGSYQQDRPSNQSPVSGPILAPQKPSGAQAQQQAGAIPGGQTPPPSNTLHPQQQGEDEDETWRQRRKQSSTEISAAVERARRRREEEERRMQEERRAACAEKLKRLDEKQQQEQTIKPSTPSDAPTNSPSPSLSAPASSPNVSQPPSPSVDIEDPLLSSTQGSGTTLVLNINNRQRAGSNSSHDSSTESQQALQPQPTQHSQILDVPVPGDAKEEPMVHIRTRGGDDTVKVVENVGGTGRQGSGPSGQGFSKYQKSLPPRFQRQQQEQLLKQQQQWQQQQQHNQVAQSQLQSQPQNQQGPSPGATPQSGPKQPALYPPGSMGRPPPLPMNFDPRWMMMPYMDPRMMQGRPPPMDYYTPSMHPSGMMSRERSDSGGSGSDQFDRQQHGGPPHPHRGTPPMDPKLAWGPDGFPGGTEGRGLSSPLRQKAVEEEEAGKGPRSDTPPVLMREGGTAPIQPPSSPSGSSNQTPPPLGIQVGGQGASHHVHHQPFMGGRGGFSNYPDNGCRMGSHLQQRAGSGGTLHGFGHQEGSQQSQIWGTPHHHYDRNGRSDHSALETNSHLQHHGPPTHAPHFSLHSHKQENGREREKRGEPKKSDPSPPLHQLSPSCSSSSSSSAREDGSGKQSLHNQVPPPIEHNTGSAHASVRKQEKMGNTQNQPPQHSVQQHHHPKSNPRSREHKTETHWGPRPGSSSASGGPTHNRKAPGSGMSGNTEESANQGAENKSFTHSDGTTVKRAGPIKRPVLKEMKREGGEGGGEKTTGVSGKDKDQDASQTATKQEPASGAQATSALGGKDDGVSSNKPRTGGKERGNPGGTGKGSKNGESSIQNSGSSAPQFRRERDHSAERGNTTYHSSSSRGSRSNRGRGEFYGRGRGYRGTYTGSAGGSSRGKAGGRNSRDYRSAANSGYHHAPSNQEYKREASSGSGRHGHGGSQPNPGRARNRSETRSEGSEYEEVPKRRRQRGSETGSESAGSDFVHSDKEDRKLNTKTGIGGENPTTGSSSSSAPIRNSQTRVFTPRGVPSRRGRGGGGGAGGGLHRSGGSAGVSGGHRSGPGSGSHGWSAKSATVRKQQTSSQPSLPKDTGRGANSDKKKAADQNQSQSQIANPSAPNPSVPTAIQQGSTENGSAGAPLSSSNVPSNSSGTPIQTLPLSAPDGRSYPNRGFERPPRRRRHGRPPHQQDKPPRFRKLKQERENAARINGSSGIIEVVAGQQQQPSSPLQNSLQETNSTPNASAAAVANANHSVSATSNNNKNSSNLGGGNQNFNSHHHHHYQGNSQSHPQHHHNHNPAGGTKSPDVSNQNSDQANEEWETASESSDFTEFREREGGGGGKPYSFHYHHHHPSGRGGGGEREMTAKELATSKRSFSSQRPGMERQNRRVNPGGGGGGGGGRGPRGPPGAGGVFGGAGNGGGNRGERRGNWPSPKNRK; this is encoded by the exons CTCAAGAG GCCCCAACTCAAGCTCCAGCCGCAGGGCCAAGGTCCTGGGCTCCGGCCAGTGTTACACTTGGAGTACAAGGAGATG GTGGAAAGGGATCAAACCAACGGTCGCCATTCTCTCGCGAGGAATTTCCCACCCTGCAGGCGGCTGGAGACCAGGACAAAGTTGGCAAAGAACAGGCCACTGCAGATCAGTGGTATGGGCCAGGACCAAGCCTCCGCCCCCAAA ACGTAACAAGTTGGCGGGATGGTGGGGGCCGGGCATTGGCACCCACCATGGCTGGGGAGGCTGTTGCGGAGGGCGGTGCTGGGGGAGCCATGGTGATGGAGGGTGCTGCTGGGGCCCCTCCCATCCCACAGCAGAATGCATCTTCTCATGGGCCGCCTAGAACTTCCCCATCCAGCAACCCCGCACTTCCCCTCCCCCAGCCACCTATTGGCCCACAGTTCCAGGCTTACAGAGGCATCATGCCTCCATTC ATGTATCCACCATACCTGCCCTTCCCAACCCCTTATGGTCCACAGGGACCTTACCGGTACCCACTCCCAAATGAGGCCCCTAG GTTTTCTCGTTCCCAGGGTGGAGTAGGGCCAGATGGGCGGCCCCCTGGAGGCCCTCGTGGTGAAGTGGTAAAACGCCCATCCATCCTCAAACAGGATGACCTGAAGGAGCTGGATGAGCTGGACCATGATGGAGATGAGGGCTGGGCTG GAGCACAGGAGGAAATTGACTACTCCGCAAAATTGAAGTTCAGTGATGATGAAGGAGAGGATGATGGGGAAGAGGAACGgactgaaaacaaaaatggaacCCG GGAGTTAAGGGAGCAGCAGAGATTCCAAGATGGACCTGCACCTGTTTCACGTTCCCGGGCATCCGACAGTGGAGGGGATTCGCGCCGGACCCCTCCTTCCTCTTGTGAAGATGGCTCCATGTCCCCCTCCAGCAAGCCAGGCTGGGCCGAGGAGGGTGGAAGCAACTGGGGCAGTCAAGCAAACGCAGGATCTTATCAG CAGGACCGGCCTTCGAACCAGTCGCCAGTCTCAGGCCCCATCCTAGCCCCCCAGAAACCCAGTGGTGCCCAGGCACAGCAGCAGGCGGGGGCAATACCTGGTGGGCAGACCCCTCCTCCCTCCAACACCCTGCATCCCCAGCAACagggtgaggatgaggatgagacATGGCGGCAACGGAGGAAACAGTCATCAACTGAGATCTCTGCTGCAGTAGAGCGTGCCCGTCGCCGGCGTGAAGAGGAGGAGCGGAGGATGCAGGAGGAGCGCCGTGCTGCCTGCGCAGAGAAACTGAAAAGACTTGATGAAAAACAGCAGCAGGAACAGACTATTAAGCCCAGCACCCCCAGTGATGCTCCAACCAACAGCCCTAGTCCTTCCTTGTCTGCACCTGCTTCATCTCCTAATGTCAGTCAGCCACCATCACCCTCTGTGGACATTGAAGACCCTCTTCTATCATCCACTCAGGGAAGCGGAACAACACTAGTGTTGAATATTAATAACAGACAGCGGGCTGGCAGCAACAGCAGCCATGACTCCAGCACTG AGTCTCAGCAGGCTTTGCAGCCTCAACCCACCCAGCATTCACAAATCCTGGATGTCCCAGTGCCTGGAGATGCCAAGGAGGAACCTATGGTGCATATCCGCACTAGAGGTGGAGATGACACAGTGAAGGTGGTTGAAAATGTTGGTGGAACAGGACGGCAGGGAAGTGGTCCATCTGGGCAGGGCTTTTCCAAATATCAAAAATCACTTCCTCCTCGTTTTCAGAGGCAACAACAG GAGCAACTgctcaaacagcagcagcagtggcagcagcagcagcaacataaCCAGGTTGCCCAAAGTCAGCTCCAGTCCCAGCCTCAGAATCAGCAGGGCCCCTCTCCGGGTGCCACACCACAGTCTGGGCCCAAACAGCCAGCCCTTTACCCACCTGGCTCAATGGGACGTCCTCCACCTCTGCCTATGAACTTTGATCCCCGCTGGATGATGATGCCCTACATGGATCCCCGAATGATGCAGGGACGTCCCCCACCCATGGACTACTACACTCCCAGCATGCATCCTTCTG GGATGATGAGTCGAGAGCGTTCTGACTCAGGTGGCTCTGGGTCAGATCAGTTTGATAGGCAGCAACATGGTGGACCCCCTCATCCCCATCGTGGCACACCTCCAATGGATCCCAAACTGGCTTGGGGACCAGATGGTTTTCCAGGGGGTACTGAGGGTCGAGGTCTAAGCTCCCCACTTCGGCAGAAAGCTGTGGAAGAAGAGGAGGCTGGCAAAGGTCCAAG AAGTGACACTCCTCCAGTACTTATGCGGGAGGGAGGCACAGCTCCCATTCAGCCTCCCAGCTCTCCATCTGGCTCATCCAACCAAACCCCACCACCTCTTGGGATTCAAGTTGGGGGCCAGGGTGCTAGCCACCATGTCCATCATCAGCCCTTTATGGGTGGACGAGGAGGTTTCAGTAACTACCCTGACAATGGATGCAGAATGGGCTCCCACCTGCAGCAGAGGGCCGGCAGTGGAGGGACATTGCATGGTTTTGGCCATCAGGAGGGTAGTCAACAGAGCCAGATCTGGGGGACTCCTCATCACCATTATGACCGTAATGGCCGTTCTGATCACTCGGCCTTGGAGACCAACTCACATCTCCAACACCATGGTCCTCCCACTCATGCCCCTCATTTCTCTCTTCATTCTCATAAGCAAGAGAATGGCAGAGAGCGAGAAAAAAGGGGGGAGCCAAAAAAGAGTGACCCTTCACCTCCACTCCATCAGCTTTCCCCTtcctgttcatcatcatcatcttcctcagcTAGAGAAGATGGTAGTGGAAAACAGTCACTACATAATCAGGTACCACCACCGATTGAACATAATACTGGATCTGCTCATGCTTCAGTAAGGAAACAGGAGAAGATGGGAAATACGCAAAATCAGCCTCCACAGCATTCTGTGCAGCAGCACCACCACCCTAAATCCAACCCTCGCAGTCGGGAGCACAAAACTGAGACACACTGGGGCCCGAGGCCTGGTAGCAGTAGTGCAAGTGGAGGCCCAACCCATAACAGAAAGGCTCCGGGCTCTGGAATGAGTGGAAATACTGAAGAATCTGCAAATCAGGGGGCTGAGAACAAATCCTTTACTCACTCAGATGGCACCACAGTTAAGCGGGCAGGTCCTATTAAGAGACCAGTACTTAAAGAGATGAAAAGAGAAGGTGGTgaaggaggaggagaaaaaaCTACTGGAGTCTCTGGTAAAGATAAAGACCAAGATGCTAGCCAGACTGCAACCAAACAAGAACCGGCCTCTGGGGCTCAAGCTACTTCAGCACTCGGTGGGAAAGATGATGGAGTCTCATCAAATAAACCCAGAACTGGCGGAAAGGAGCGAGGTAACCCTGGGGGTACAGGTAAAGGATCCAAAAATGGAGAAAGCTCTATCCAGAATTCTGGCTCTTCAGCTCCCCAGTTCAGGAGGGAAAGAGACCATTCTGCTGAAAGAGGAAACACAACTTACCATTCATCTTCATCCAGAGGGAGCCGATCCAACCGTGGCAGAGGAGAGTTCTATGGCCGAGGCCGAGGTTATAGGGGCACTTACACTGGCAGTGCAGGTGGAAGCAGCCGTGGGAAAGCAGGTGGCAGAAACAGCAGGGATTATAGATCAGCTGCCAACAGTGGCTACCACCATGCACCTTCTAATCAAGAATACAAGCGAGAGGCATCATCTGGCAGTGGTAGACATGGACATGGGGGCTCTCAGCCAAATCCGGGACGTGCTAGGAACCGAAGTGAGACTCGAAGTGAAGGCTCTGAATATGAAGAGGTGCCAAAGAGGAGGAGACAACGGGGATCTGAAACAGGCAGTGAGAGTGCTGGAAGTGACTTTGTTCACTCTGACAAGGAAGACCGCAAGCTGAACACCAAGACTGGCATCGGAGGAGAGAACCCTACAACAGGTTCTTCATCTTCTTCAGCTCCAATCAGAAACTCCCAGACAAGAGTGTTCACACCAAGGGGAGTGCCATCTAGACGTGGCAGAGGTGGTGGTGGAGGTGCTGGAGGTGGTCTCCACAGAAGTGGAGGCAGTGCAGGAGTATCTGGTGGACACAGATCTGGACCTGGCTCTGGATCTCATGGCTGGTCTGCAAAATCTGCAACTGTGCGAAAGCAACAGACGTCCTCACAGCCGTCCCTTCCTAAAGATACAGGCCGTGGAGCCAATAGTGACAAGAAGAAAGCTGCGGACCAGAATCAGTCTCAGAGTCAAATTGCAAATCCCTCCGCACCTAATCCCTCTGTGCCTACAGCTATCCAACAGGGCTCCACCGAGAACGGAAGTGCTGGAGCCCCACTGTCCTCAAGTAATGTTCCATCAAATTCCTCTGGCACTCCTATCCAGACTCTTCCTCTGTCTGCCCCTGACGGACGAAGTTACCCTAACAGGGGATTTGAGCGCCCCCCTCGTCGCAGACGGCACGGACGACCCCCGCATCAGCAGGACAAGCCTCCCAGATTCCGCAAACTTAAGCAAGAGCGAGAGAATGCAGCCCGTATCAATGGAAGCAGTGGAATTATTGAAGTCGTAGCTGGACAACAGCAGCAACCTTCTTCACCGTTGCAGAATTCCCTGCAAGAAACCAATAGCACTCCCAATGCATCTGCCGCAGCTGTTGCAAATGCAAACCACAGTGTGTCTGCAACTtctaacaataataagaatagcAGCAACCTTGGGGGTGGAAACCAAAATTTCAACAGCCACCACCACCATCACTACCAGGGCAACTCCCAGTCGCACCCTCAACACCATCACAACCATAACCCAGCTGGGGGCACCAAATCTCCAGATGTCTCTAACCAGAACTCTGATCAGGCCAACGAGGAATGGGAAACAGCCTCCGAAAGCAGCGATTTCACCGAGTTTCGAGAAAGAGAGGGTGGAGGAGGTGGTAAACCCTATTCCTTCCACTACCATCACCACCATCCATCCGGAAGAGGTGGTGGTGGCGAGAGAGAGATGACAGCTAAAGAATTGGCCACCAGCAAGAGAAGCTTCTCCAGTCAGCGCCCTGGAATGGAGAGGCAGAACAGAAGGGTTAATCccggtggtggtggtggtggtggaggaggaagaggcCCCAGGGGTCCACCCGGCGCTGGTGGGGTGTTCGGTGGAGCTGGCAATGGTGGGGGCAATCGTGGTGAGAGGCGTGGCAACTGGCCCTCTCCTAAGAATAGGAAgtga